A section of the Marinoscillum sp. 108 genome encodes:
- a CDS encoding sulfatase-like hydrolase/transferase — protein MIDNSAMNYHTTMKGGALLHCVKVVAFLLVCFILNGCNDATTGSGVLDGAQISGSERPNIILIMTDDQGWFDVGFNGNTEIITPNLDKLASKGVILDRFYSASAVCSPTRASVITGRNPLRMGIPYANIGHMKDEEITLPELLKRKGYTTAHFGKWHLGTFTKSELDSNRGGKPKYEEDYSIPSQHGYDTFFCTESKVPTYDPMVYPAKFLQGESKRYGWRAVENGATVNYGAAYWKSEHQKETDNVRGDDSRIIMDRVIPFVEGATQDSSPFFTTIWFHTPHLPVVSDSLHRSMYDHLSLEQQIYYGAISAMDEQVGRLWDKLESLEVSENTLIFFCSDNGPENKTPGSAGIFRGRKRSLYEGGVRVPAFVVWEAEIEKGKRTAYPMVTSDYLPTILEILDMDYPHNRPLDGISVWKAIKGQQEVREEPIGFICSPGLSWMTHQYKLIGNEKGENYELYDLLNDKSETNDLMYVRPELAYQMKSDLNAWLKSVENSGKGLDYEVIESSDE, from the coding sequence ATGATTGATAACAGCGCTATGAACTACCATACTACCATGAAGGGTGGCGCCTTGTTACATTGTGTTAAAGTTGTTGCATTCCTGCTGGTTTGCTTCATTTTGAATGGCTGCAACGATGCAACAACTGGTTCAGGTGTTCTGGATGGTGCGCAAATCAGTGGCTCAGAGAGACCCAATATCATTTTGATCATGACCGATGATCAGGGATGGTTCGATGTTGGGTTTAATGGAAACACGGAAATCATTACTCCAAACCTGGATAAGCTCGCTAGTAAAGGAGTGATACTGGATCGGTTTTATTCTGCTTCAGCCGTATGTTCTCCCACCAGAGCCAGCGTGATCACCGGGAGAAATCCCTTAAGAATGGGCATCCCATATGCCAATATTGGCCATATGAAGGATGAAGAGATCACTTTGCCTGAGTTGTTGAAGCGCAAGGGCTATACCACAGCGCATTTTGGAAAGTGGCATTTAGGGACATTCACCAAATCCGAATTGGATTCCAACCGCGGAGGCAAACCAAAATATGAGGAAGATTACTCTATACCTTCTCAGCACGGTTATGATACCTTTTTTTGTACGGAATCAAAGGTGCCAACCTACGACCCTATGGTGTATCCGGCTAAATTCTTGCAGGGGGAAAGTAAACGATATGGTTGGCGTGCAGTAGAAAATGGAGCGACCGTAAACTACGGAGCAGCCTATTGGAAAAGTGAACACCAAAAAGAAACGGATAATGTTCGAGGTGATGATTCACGCATCATCATGGATCGGGTGATTCCATTCGTCGAAGGTGCCACACAGGACAGTTCTCCCTTTTTTACCACTATATGGTTTCACACACCACATCTGCCGGTAGTGAGTGATAGCCTGCACAGAAGTATGTACGATCACCTCAGTTTGGAGCAACAAATCTACTATGGTGCGATCAGCGCCATGGACGAGCAGGTAGGTCGCTTATGGGATAAGTTAGAATCCCTTGAAGTGAGTGAGAACACTTTAATTTTCTTCTGTAGTGACAATGGGCCAGAAAACAAGACACCGGGCAGTGCAGGTATATTCAGGGGTCGAAAAAGAAGCTTGTATGAAGGAGGAGTGAGGGTTCCGGCTTTTGTTGTTTGGGAAGCCGAGATTGAAAAAGGTAAAAGAACAGCTTACCCCATGGTCACCAGTGATTATCTGCCCACCATTTTAGAGATTCTGGATATGGACTATCCACATAATCGTCCGCTCGATGGTATCAGTGTTTGGAAAGCAATCAAAGGTCAGCAGGAGGTTCGGGAAGAACCAATTGGATTTATCTGTAGTCCCGGGCTGAGCTGGATGACGCATCAATACAAATTGATCGGAAATGAGAAAGGCGAAAATTATGAATTGTACGATTTGCTCAATGATAAGTCTGAAACGAATGACCTCATGTATGTACGCCCTGAGTTGGCCTATCAAATGAAATCAGATCTTAACGCCTGGCTCAAGTCAGTTGAGAACAGTGGAAAAGGGCTTGATTATGAGGTAATTGAAAGTAGTGATGAATGA
- a CDS encoding sulfatase-like hydrolase/transferase, translating to MRSYILFLLVGLSALFSCKEEIERPPNIVVILCDDLGYGDLSSFGHPKIQTPNLDGLAAKGMKLTNFYSAAPVCSPSRVGLMTGRSPNRAGIYDFIIGGNNPRLNNRDIVHMQANEETIPARLKSVGYATCLSGKWHCNSHFNNTEKQPTPDQFGFDHWFATHNNAAPSHENPNNFVRNGEEVGEIEGFSCQIVVNEAMDWLGKQKKDQPFYLQVTFHEPHVPIASPPELVAKYLPYAQNENEAQYFANVENVDIAVGKLVEYLEKNGHDNTLIVFSSDNGPETLLRYSKAIHSYGTTEGLKGRKLWTTEGGFKVPGIIYWMGQPTFNGETDAVVSALDLMPTFCELAGADLPQRELDGQSLTNFLKTGRMTREKPLLWAFYNALNDQVVAMRDGDWKLMARLKYDTAYLPKITNVYVGNIDSVRNAELVDFELYNLAADENEWIDLSADRPEELAKMKATLATEYQALLADSHVWARSETQ from the coding sequence ATGAGAAGTTACATCCTTTTTTTACTCGTGGGGCTCAGCGCCTTGTTTTCATGCAAAGAGGAAATAGAGCGTCCACCCAATATCGTTGTGATCCTATGTGATGACCTGGGGTATGGTGATTTGTCTTCATTTGGCCACCCGAAGATCCAGACACCAAATCTGGATGGGTTAGCGGCCAAAGGTATGAAGTTGACCAATTTTTATTCCGCAGCACCTGTGTGTTCGCCATCCAGAGTGGGACTAATGACGGGGCGTAGCCCAAACCGCGCAGGTATTTATGATTTCATAATAGGAGGGAACAATCCTCGCCTGAATAATCGAGATATCGTTCATATGCAAGCGAATGAGGAAACGATCCCTGCCCGGCTAAAGTCTGTGGGGTATGCGACATGTCTTTCTGGTAAATGGCATTGTAACTCACATTTCAATAATACTGAAAAGCAGCCTACTCCAGATCAGTTTGGTTTTGATCACTGGTTTGCCACGCATAATAATGCCGCTCCAAGTCACGAGAATCCTAACAACTTTGTGAGAAATGGCGAAGAAGTAGGTGAAATCGAAGGATTTAGCTGTCAGATTGTGGTGAATGAAGCCATGGACTGGCTGGGTAAGCAAAAGAAAGACCAGCCGTTCTATCTTCAGGTGACTTTTCATGAGCCCCATGTGCCCATTGCTTCTCCACCTGAGCTGGTAGCGAAGTATCTGCCCTATGCACAAAATGAAAATGAAGCACAGTACTTCGCCAATGTAGAAAATGTGGACATAGCGGTCGGTAAATTGGTTGAATATCTGGAAAAGAATGGTCATGACAATACCTTAATCGTTTTCAGCTCTGATAACGGCCCGGAGACCCTGCTTAGGTATTCAAAGGCAATACACTCATATGGTACTACTGAAGGGTTAAAGGGCAGAAAACTCTGGACAACCGAGGGTGGCTTCAAGGTGCCTGGCATTATTTACTGGATGGGCCAGCCTACCTTCAATGGAGAAACAGATGCAGTCGTTTCGGCACTCGATCTGATGCCTACTTTTTGCGAGCTGGCTGGAGCAGATCTGCCACAAAGAGAACTGGATGGGCAATCCCTGACCAATTTCCTCAAAACAGGGAGGATGACGAGAGAGAAACCATTGCTCTGGGCTTTTTACAATGCCCTGAATGACCAGGTAGTGGCCATGCGCGATGGGGATTGGAAACTGATGGCCAGACTGAAGTATGACACAGCCTATCTACCTAAAATAACTAATGTTTATGTGGGAAATATTGATTCTGTGAGAAATGCAGAACTAGTGGATTTTGAACTCTACAATCTCGCTGCTGACGAAAATGAATGGATAGATCTTTCGGCTGACCGACCGGAGGAGTTGGCCAAAATGAAGGCAACACTGGCCACGGAATACCAAGCTCTGTTGGCGGATAGTCATGTTTGGGCAAGATCCGAAACCCAATAA
- a CDS encoding RagB/SusD family nutrient uptake outer membrane protein yields MKNIFLSFLVLGTMMMSCQDAFTDLEPLDEITDATFYSTPAHFELASNHLYDGMLGWGADGEFRDYGSDLVSIPQIYTQGNVVVPETDALWNEGYDDLRDVNMLIESAAEYTGDASEIAPYVGTAHFFRAYEYFTLLQRFGGVPLITTVISSASPDEVFETPRSSRYEVIGLILSDLDEAIANCPPSVGESDLGKITSMAAKAYKAKVLLYEATWEKYVGTDTDGDGSTTGAGSSKPANYPTVEAMLADAIDLSKDVMVNGGYELWNHDFPEINSNFFLHQLEDGGSNPLGLDKSTNKEFIIQKVYDYNLGFGDLNFATTESRMAPNRKSMDMFLCTDGLPISKSPRFQGYNTMWDELQNRDNRMVAYFYNVPENGSPVLNVGPSDSGAGIGIRNRKFRSWNGYRPNERQAQNYSILRLAEVYLTYAEAIYELRGSITDAELDESINLTRARAGIDPLSNNLATTYDLDILEEIRRERALELYCENTRIHDLKRWGIADEVFAEEIYGAVIEGTVYDGDESLYLPSIYPFGEKTITVGNGEDRRVVVRDGASNRRFTMAHYLAPIPISQISLTGILQNPGY; encoded by the coding sequence ATGAAAAATATATTCTTATCATTCTTAGTGTTAGGCACTATGATGATGTCGTGCCAGGATGCCTTTACGGACCTTGAGCCATTGGATGAAATCACGGACGCTACTTTTTATTCCACTCCTGCACATTTCGAACTTGCCTCCAATCATCTGTACGATGGTATGTTAGGCTGGGGAGCAGATGGAGAGTTTAGGGATTACGGATCAGATTTGGTTTCCATTCCGCAGATCTATACTCAGGGCAACGTAGTGGTTCCCGAGACCGACGCCCTTTGGAATGAAGGGTATGATGACCTGCGGGATGTCAATATGCTGATAGAAAGTGCTGCTGAATATACCGGTGATGCTAGTGAAATAGCTCCATATGTTGGCACCGCACATTTTTTCAGAGCCTATGAATATTTTACGTTGTTACAGAGGTTTGGAGGGGTGCCTCTGATCACTACAGTGATCAGTTCGGCTTCACCTGATGAGGTATTCGAAACTCCAAGAAGCAGTAGATATGAGGTGATAGGTTTGATTTTGTCAGATCTGGATGAGGCTATTGCTAATTGTCCTCCATCTGTAGGTGAATCCGATTTAGGGAAGATTACGAGCATGGCCGCTAAGGCTTATAAGGCCAAAGTGCTCTTGTATGAAGCTACCTGGGAAAAGTACGTAGGTACCGACACAGATGGAGATGGATCCACGACCGGTGCTGGTTCTTCAAAACCCGCTAACTATCCTACTGTAGAGGCTATGCTGGCCGACGCAATAGACCTGTCTAAGGATGTGATGGTAAATGGAGGCTATGAGCTATGGAACCATGACTTTCCGGAGATCAATTCTAATTTCTTCCTGCATCAGCTGGAAGATGGCGGATCAAACCCATTGGGCCTTGATAAATCCACTAACAAGGAGTTCATCATTCAGAAGGTTTATGATTATAATTTAGGGTTTGGTGATTTGAATTTCGCCACGACTGAGAGTCGTATGGCTCCCAACAGAAAGTCAATGGATATGTTTCTATGTACTGATGGATTGCCAATCAGCAAAAGCCCACGATTTCAGGGATACAATACCATGTGGGATGAACTGCAGAACAGGGACAACAGGATGGTTGCGTACTTCTACAATGTACCGGAAAACGGATCACCTGTCCTAAATGTAGGCCCAAGTGATTCAGGTGCTGGAATTGGCATTCGAAACCGAAAATTCAGATCGTGGAACGGATACAGACCCAACGAGAGACAAGCACAGAATTACTCAATACTACGTCTGGCAGAGGTGTATTTAACTTATGCTGAAGCGATTTATGAGCTTCGAGGATCCATTACAGACGCGGAGTTAGATGAGTCTATTAACCTGACCCGAGCAAGGGCTGGAATAGATCCACTATCGAATAACCTCGCAACTACATACGATCTGGATATCCTGGAGGAAATTAGAAGAGAAAGAGCACTGGAACTGTATTGTGAAAACACAAGAATCCACGACTTGAAGAGATGGGGTATCGCCGATGAGGTATTTGCTGAGGAGATTTATGGAGCAGTAATAGAAGGTACCGTCTATGATGGTGACGAATCATTGTATCTGCCTTCCATTTATCCATTTGGTGAGAAAACCATAACGGTAGGTAATGGAGAAGACCGTAGGGTAGTAGTAAGAGATGGAGCGTCAAATAGAAGGTTCACAATGGCCCATTATCTGGCTCCTATTCCGATTAGCCAAATTTCACTGACCGGGATTTTGCAAAACCCGGGATACTAA
- a CDS encoding twin-arginine translocation signal domain-containing protein translates to MAYKESRRHFIKKSAVATAGLSLGISTLSVACRDKVLGGENTFKVIRNGRSLSFKLPVNLDISQVEVRLFSKANEYIFEYDDVSPNAPKVQNEQTKDVWMAGFDEQADIRRNSGREQRFPTVDIAMNPDMEAIIEMNVKEQGIYDFNDTGENPVAAEIRIPYEKVEYWGNSLILDPKTNSIAHFYLSTKVEVADSKVSYQFDVLRDDWVGAVSIHQVDTGEFIASAEVTWDGTLPKVSTGSGVSRERMVAALSWATHYVLDCEDTKSDSATKGGEYLLYDLSAKTRLRPAWAWAWGPSAKMFLEAAALDGVDTEVTGLSQEALKQRAIEIGNITLDRLVTDPSSPAYGIVKTSATEASTVDALFLVGWGWMPLYRATGDQRYIDAGRKVAEKLNLLMDEHDDVWIPQAYEFHKKEWKTIMSFESSMGLPGLAALYFETGDDYFKKTTIRLADLLIRAFEKEDGMWGVFFYGDKKKSGPVNYWTKAFGYIADGLIEAHRVAPEQGYLKKVQVIADAIMETQAADGSFSVRFDRDPEFVGVGEKATTLWAGLYIRIYKLTGDKKYYDVGMKTLEWCMDNQYFGEDPAARGGIISRSWPSGINFRHWFDVVVTYSVSFFGNSLAEALSLDEWKKP, encoded by the coding sequence ATGGCATACAAAGAATCAAGAAGACACTTTATCAAAAAATCAGCCGTGGCGACCGCTGGTCTTTCACTGGGAATATCCACTTTAAGCGTTGCTTGTAGGGACAAGGTATTGGGTGGAGAAAATACTTTCAAAGTAATCCGAAACGGACGATCATTGTCGTTTAAGCTGCCTGTCAATCTGGATATTTCACAGGTGGAGGTGAGGCTTTTCAGCAAGGCCAACGAGTATATATTCGAATACGATGACGTGTCTCCGAACGCACCGAAAGTTCAAAACGAACAGACCAAAGATGTGTGGATGGCTGGGTTTGACGAACAAGCCGACATACGGAGAAATTCAGGCCGTGAGCAGCGCTTTCCTACGGTAGATATCGCCATGAATCCTGACATGGAAGCCATCATAGAGATGAATGTTAAAGAGCAGGGTATTTATGATTTCAATGATACCGGTGAAAACCCTGTTGCTGCCGAAATAAGAATACCATATGAAAAAGTAGAATACTGGGGTAATTCCCTGATTCTTGATCCTAAAACGAACTCCATAGCGCATTTCTATCTGTCAACGAAGGTTGAGGTAGCAGATTCTAAAGTCAGCTATCAGTTTGATGTACTTCGGGATGATTGGGTGGGTGCAGTGTCAATTCACCAGGTAGATACCGGCGAGTTCATTGCCAGTGCGGAAGTCACGTGGGACGGCACCTTGCCAAAGGTGTCTACAGGCAGTGGTGTATCGCGCGAACGCATGGTGGCAGCCCTTTCATGGGCAACTCACTACGTGCTCGACTGTGAGGATACCAAATCCGATAGCGCAACCAAAGGTGGCGAGTACCTCCTGTACGACCTCTCTGCCAAGACGCGGCTGAGACCTGCCTGGGCATGGGCCTGGGGACCTTCCGCTAAGATGTTTCTGGAGGCTGCAGCTTTGGATGGAGTGGACACCGAAGTGACCGGGTTGAGTCAGGAAGCGCTCAAGCAGAGAGCCATCGAGATAGGGAATATCACCCTGGACAGACTGGTGACAGATCCTTCCAGTCCGGCATACGGCATAGTCAAAACCAGCGCCACAGAAGCAAGTACAGTAGATGCTTTGTTCTTAGTGGGATGGGGTTGGATGCCCCTCTACCGGGCCACTGGCGACCAGCGATACATCGATGCTGGTAGAAAAGTAGCGGAAAAGCTCAACCTATTGATGGACGAGCACGATGACGTTTGGATTCCGCAGGCTTATGAGTTTCATAAGAAAGAATGGAAGACCATCATGAGTTTTGAGAGCTCAATGGGCTTGCCCGGACTAGCCGCGTTGTATTTTGAAACGGGCGATGACTATTTCAAGAAGACCACTATTCGTCTGGCTGATTTACTCATCCGCGCATTCGAGAAAGAAGATGGCATGTGGGGAGTGTTTTTCTATGGAGATAAGAAAAAATCGGGGCCTGTAAATTACTGGACCAAGGCATTTGGATACATCGCCGATGGCCTGATAGAAGCCCATCGGGTAGCACCTGAGCAAGGGTATTTGAAAAAGGTGCAAGTGATTGCAGATGCCATTATGGAAACCCAGGCTGCTGATGGATCTTTTTCTGTTCGCTTTGATAGAGACCCTGAGTTTGTGGGTGTCGGAGAAAAAGCCACTACCCTCTGGGCCGGATTATACATAAGAATCTATAAGCTCACGGGAGATAAAAAATACTACGACGTGGGCATGAAGACTTTGGAATGGTGCATGGACAATCAGTACTTTGGAGAGGATCCAGCTGCCAGAGGAGGTATTATCAGCCGGTCATGGCCATCTGGCATCAACTTCAGACATTGGTTTGATGTGGTGGTTACTTACAGTGTGTCATTTTTCGGAAACTCACTCGCTGAAGCGCTGAGCCTGGATGAATGGAAAAAGCCGTGA
- a CDS encoding sulfatase-like hydrolase/transferase, translating into MKTRYMQSNARLPGSILLVLTMLFSSCQQEAQRSPNIVIILADDLGYGDISSYNPQSKIQTPAIDDLARQGVMFTDAHTNSSVCTPTRYGLLTGRYSWRTRLKESVLYGYDKALIPADRLTIAGLLQQQGYETAAIGKWHLGWNWANVDAGKDSIDYAQPITNGPTTAGFDYFYGIIGSLSMPPYVWVENDLPTMVPTRRTSSQKKQSIWLEGEIAEDFVHEEVLPEIQKEAVEYIHAHANKDKPFFLYLPLTSPHNPILPSPEYQGKSGLDNPYPDFVMMTDGVVSAVANALKEQGVFDNTILVFLSDNGCSNQADFEQLASKDHFPSYIYRGFKSDLYEGGHRVPFVVTWPDKLKPAKTDALVSTTDFLATFADLFSTSFPDNAGEDSYSFVSALGLTSEAPRRESIVMHSYDGSFAYRSGNYKALFTSGSGGWSFPRSGSDDVVGMPEVQLYDLKADPSEKTNIQSENPQLVNQLSKELTEIVRNGRSIPGLPQKNDGPENWKQLTWMNRENELPSTTGAGRENKVQ; encoded by the coding sequence ATGAAAACACGATATATGCAAAGCAATGCCCGTTTACCTGGGAGCATTCTGTTGGTACTGACAATGCTTTTTAGTTCCTGTCAGCAGGAAGCGCAGCGGTCACCTAATATTGTCATTATCCTGGCGGATGACCTGGGCTACGGAGACATCTCCAGTTATAATCCCCAGTCGAAAATTCAGACACCTGCCATCGATGACCTGGCCAGGCAGGGGGTGATGTTTACCGATGCTCATACCAATTCTTCAGTTTGTACCCCTACGAGATACGGTCTTCTCACTGGTCGCTATAGTTGGCGAACACGATTGAAAGAATCGGTACTCTATGGGTACGATAAAGCACTTATTCCGGCGGATCGGCTGACGATAGCAGGTTTGCTACAGCAGCAGGGCTATGAAACTGCCGCCATTGGCAAGTGGCATTTGGGGTGGAATTGGGCCAATGTAGATGCCGGCAAGGACAGCATCGATTATGCTCAACCAATTACTAACGGCCCCACTACAGCAGGATTCGATTACTTCTATGGAATCATTGGTTCGTTGAGTATGCCTCCTTATGTGTGGGTAGAAAACGACCTACCAACCATGGTTCCGACCAGAAGAACTTCGAGTCAGAAGAAACAGTCCATCTGGCTGGAGGGCGAGATCGCGGAGGATTTTGTACATGAGGAGGTTCTACCGGAGATTCAAAAAGAGGCGGTTGAGTACATCCATGCACATGCCAATAAAGACAAACCTTTCTTTTTGTACCTTCCTCTCACCTCACCACACAATCCCATCTTACCCTCTCCTGAATATCAGGGCAAGAGTGGTTTGGATAATCCCTATCCTGATTTTGTGATGATGACAGATGGAGTGGTTTCGGCTGTTGCCAATGCGCTCAAAGAACAAGGGGTGTTTGATAACACCATTCTGGTATTTCTGAGCGACAATGGGTGCTCCAATCAGGCTGATTTTGAGCAGTTAGCCAGTAAGGATCATTTCCCAAGTTATATTTATCGTGGTTTTAAGTCGGACCTATACGAGGGAGGTCATCGGGTACCGTTTGTCGTTACCTGGCCTGACAAACTCAAGCCTGCCAAAACAGACGCATTGGTGAGTACCACAGATTTTCTGGCCACGTTTGCTGACCTGTTTAGCACGTCATTCCCTGATAATGCAGGGGAGGATAGCTATAGTTTTGTGTCAGCACTAGGTCTGACATCAGAGGCTCCCAGGCGTGAAAGCATCGTGATGCACTCTTATGATGGCTCCTTTGCTTATCGCAGTGGAAATTACAAAGCATTATTTACCTCTGGTTCAGGTGGTTGGAGTTTCCCTCGTTCTGGTTCGGATGATGTGGTAGGAATGCCTGAGGTTCAGCTGTACGATTTGAAAGCGGATCCGAGTGAAAAAACCAATATTCAAAGTGAGAATCCACAGTTGGTGAATCAGCTCAGTAAGGAGCTCACAGAAATCGTTCGCAATGGGCGAAGCATACCGGGTTTGCCACAAAAGAATGATGGCCCGGAAAACTGGAAACAGTTGACCTGGATGAATAGAGAAAATGAATTACCCTCCACAACCGGGGCAGGTAGGGAGAACAAAGTTCAATAA